A stretch of the Metopolophium dirhodum isolate CAU chromosome 8, ASM1992520v1, whole genome shotgun sequence genome encodes the following:
- the LOC132951392 gene encoding uncharacterized protein LOC132951392 has translation MAYQDTHSQTKKVIFHVYNYFKTLAGDKGKPEISNFFRQTREMTAEACGVSLACVKRVCAEGKKMTVGENQLAAEPSSFKSPRKSYKRAKPMTNLDDFDNEVVRRTVHSFYDNGQYPTSAKILRALHEKINYSGSQWSVRHILRSLNFKYKKCNDGRKFLMERNDIICSRVKFLRKMNEFRRNNDTRPIVYLDETWVNQNHTRGHIWQNSDNTEGLKVPIGKGGRLIVCHAGSPSFGFVKNSKLVFRCKSGSQADYHSQMNATIFQKWFIDMLGNLEEPCIIVMDNASYHSTLTEEYPKANTRKADVQKWLQDKSVDFSPVETLSELREKVKLTIPKEKKYKLDEIALQMGHEVVRLPPYHCQYNPIELIWAQVKGKVAEKNNTFKMADIEVLVNSALDAVTAEDWAKCGDHCDKIQEDDLVKEGLRDEILEPIIMTINPGDSSTDEDDDEDDMIN, from the coding sequence atggcATATCAAGACACACATTCTCAAACGAAGAAAgttatttttcatgtttataattatttcaaaacattggCTGGTGACAAAGGTAAGCCagaaattagtaatttttttcgtcaaacTCGTGAAATGACTGCTGAAGCGTGTGGCGTAAGTCTTGCTTGTGTTAAACGAGTTTGTGCTGAAGGGAAAAAAATGACTGTGGGTGAAAATCAACTAGCTGCCGAACCTTCTTCATTTAAGTCTCCAAGGAAATCTTATAAACGTGCCAAACCTATGACCAACTTAGACGATTTTGACAATGAAGTTGTCAGAAGAACAGTTCATAGTTTTTATGATAATGGTCAGTATCCAACTAGTGCAAAAATATTGAGAGCGTtgcatgaaaaaattaattattcgggTTCACAATGGTCCGTGCGACATATTTTGCgtagtttaaatttcaaatacaaaaaatgtaatgatggGCGTAAATTTCTAATGGAAagaaatgatattatttgttcTCGGGTTAAGTTTTTGAGAAAAATGAACGAGTTCAGACGTAATAACGATACAAGGCCAATAGTTTACTTAGACGAAACATGGGTAAACCAAAATCATACGCGAGGACACATATGGCAAAACTCCGACAACACCGAAggattaaaagtacctattggAAAGGGCGGTCGGCTTATTGTGTGTCATGCTGGGTCACCTTCATTTGGTTTtgtcaaaaattcaaaactggTTTTTCGTTGCAAGTCGGGATCGCAGGCAGACTATCATTCTCAAATGAACGCcaccatttttcaaaaatggttTATAGATATGTTGGGCAATTTAGAAGAACCTTGTATAATTGTAATGGACAATGCCTCATACCATTCTACCTTAACAGAAGAATATCCTAAGGCAAATACTCGAAAGGCAGATGTACAAAAATGGTTACAAGACAAATCTGTAGACTTTTCTCCAGTAGAGACATTAAGCGAACTACGGGAAAAAGTCAAATTGACGAttccaaaagaaaaaaaatataaattggacGAAATTGCACTTCAAATGGGCCATGAAGTGGTAAGACTTCCTCCTTACCACTGCCAATATAACCCAATCGAATTAATCTGGGCGCAAGTTAAGGGTAAAGTCGCGGAAAAAAATAACACCTTCAAAATGGCAGATATAGAAGTGTTAGTAAATAGTGCTTTAGATGCAGTCACAGCAGAAGATTGGGCAAAATGTGGCGACCACTGCGATAAAATTCAAGAAGACGATTTGGTGAAAGAAGGATTAAGAGATGAAATTTTGGAGCCtattataatgacaattaaTCCCGGCGACAGTTCTACTGACGAAGACGATGATGAAGAcgatatgattaattaa